From Pedobacter aquae:
CCTATTAAGCAAAAACAAGACTAATTTCAAAACCCGGTTTAAGCCGGGTTTTTTGTTTTAGGTAAAATAAATGACTTCACTCATATTTTATTATATAATTAAAAGCTATTTTTACCTTATATAAGCCATTTATCAATTACACCATGATTAAGATTCTTGTTACTACCGATTTTTCTGCCAATTCTAAAGCAGCTATAAGATTTGCAATTAAATTTGCTACCCAATATCCAGAGGTTTCTTTAACATTTTTTCATTCTTACCATATTTTAAAACCTACTTCATACAGTGATGCTAAATTTGAAGCTTATGAAAAAGCACAGAAAGAAAACATCAGTAAGAGGTTAGAAAAGTTTGTTAAAGATGTTTACCATGCAGCAGGTATAAAGCCATCGGAAATAAATTGTGTTTGTAGAGAATCTGTAGTGGCGCATAGTAATATCATGAATTATGCTGAACATGAAGGTTTTAATTTTATTGCCATAGGAACCAGAGGAGCAGGGAAAATAGAAAAGTTATTTGGTACACATACCTCTTATGTCATTAGCCAATCGTCTATTCCGGTAATTGCTGTGCCTAAAACCTATCGTTCAAGAGATATAGAAAGTGTTTTATATGCTTCAGATTTAATTAATTTAGATAAGGAGTTAGATCAGGTGATTGATTTTGCTAAGCCTATTGATGCTAAAATAGAGGTTGTACATTTTGGTTTTCCTTCTGATATAGCCAAGAAAGTAAAATTAGCAGAAGAAAAAGTTAAAAATCATTCTGATTATCCGGTAGAATTTCATGTTCAGCCAAGCGATTTTATAAAATCTTTAGTTGATAATATAGAAACAGCAGTTAAAAGAAGTAAACCTTCTATGTTGGTAATGTTTACAGATCAAAAAGTTTCTTTTTTCAAAAAGATGTTATTCTCTGGTAATACAGAAGAATTTGCTTTAAATACAAGAGTTCCTTTATTAGTTTATCCAAAATAAATTGAAGAGAATTTTTGTTTGTTTATTGTGTTTGATAGGTGTCAAAGCATCAATAGCTCAATCTCAAAAGTCTAATTATAAACATGAATTTGGTTTTAGAAGTGAAAATGATGCTTATTTAGCTACAGACCAGGATAAGTATTATACCAATGGATTGTTTTTAACTTTTAGGTCGGCTGTAAATCCTTCACAAAAACAAGATACCAGTAAGCTAGTAAAGAAAATATGGGCTTTAAGTATAGCTCATAAAATGTATAATGCAAGTTCTGGAAGTGTTGTAAATATATCTAGAGTTGATAGACCGTTTGCAGCTTATGCTTATGCCTCAACTTCTTTAAATTATTACTTTAAGAAGGAAACTGTTTTAGGTGCAGAACTACAAGGCGGTATTCTTGGCCCTTCAGCTAAGGGAGAGGAAGGACAGAAATTTTATCATGAGGTTTTTGGTTTTTATGATATTAATGGCTGGCAATTTCAGGTTAAAGATGAAATAGGGGTAAACCTTCTCCTCAATTACCAAAGTCTTTTATATCGTAACCAAAAACGTACTTTAGATTTTAGTTTGCCCGTAGAAGCTAAAATTGGCAATACCTTTACAGGTTTAAAAGCCGGCTTGTTGTTTAGAACTGGAGCATTAAATCCGCTGTACCATAGCGTGGCAACAAATAGTTTTGTGTCTACTTATAAAGAAGCTCATGCTAAAGAAAAAGAGCTTTACTTTTTTTTAAAGCCATCTTTAGATGTTGTTATTTATGATGCTACCATTTCTGGAGGTTTATTTAGGGATGATAAAGGACTGGTAGTTTATGATACTAAGCCTTTAGTTTTTTCGCAAGAAATGGGTGTGGCTTTTGCGCAAAAAAGGTGGACTTTCAATTTCTCTTTAATCTTTAAATCAAAGGAATTAAAAAGTGTGGCAAATGCACATCAATATGGGATCATAGATTTGTATTACAGGTTTAACTAATCCCAATTCGTATTCCTATTGATTTTTTTAAGTGCCTGCTTCTTTTTACTTTCTAATCTTTTATGAATGGCTGCTTTACTAGGTTTAGTAGGCTTCCTTGGTTTTTCTTCTATTAAACTTTCTTTAATCAACTTTAAAAGTCTTTTAATAGAAAGCTCTTTATTTTTGTACTGGCTACGGTCGTCATCTGCAACCAAATGTAATAAGCCTTCTTTATCAATTCTGTTCCCCAGCTTTTTTATGATGCGTTGTTTTTGATCTTCATCGCATGCAGCTGTTTGGTTAATATCCCAAATCAATTCAACTTTAGAAGAAACTTTATTTACATGCTGCCCGCCTTTGCCACCGCTTCTAGAAGTCTTAAAGGCAAGTTCTTGAATAAGAATCTGAAAATCTGGTTTCTTTAGCATAACTAAATGTTTAAATCTCTTTCAAAGGTTTCGCAATTAATTTAATTTAGCAATTATAAATGCAGAATTTTAAAATATTACTGTTCTTTCTTTTTACCAGCGTACAGCTTTTTGCTCAAAACGGGGGTAATGGTGTGTTTCAGTTTCTTAATTTACCAAACTCTTCAAGAACAGCAGCTTTGGGTATGGGCTATCAGGTTGCGCCTGTGCAAGACATCAGCGTAAGCTTTGTAAACCCTTCTTTATTATCAACCAAACAAAAAAATACAGCTTTACTAAATTACAGCAATTATGTTTCTGATATTAATTTAGGCGCCTTGCAATATAATTTTGCAGTTCAAGATCTTCCTTTAGCGGCTACGCTTTTGTATGTTAACTACGGTAGTTTTAATGAAACTACTATTGCTGGCGAGCAAACAGGTAATACTTTTTCGGGTGGAGACTACCTTTTTAATATAGGAATTGGGCATAATTGGAATAAGCAAATTTACTATGGCTTAAACTTTAAGACTATTTACGGTGCCTATGATATCTACAGATCTTTGGCCTTAGCGGCTGATGCTTCTATAACGTATCAGGATACTTTAAATAATTTTTCGGGAGGTATTATTCTGAAAAATATGGGCTATCAGCTGAAGCCTTTCAATAACCAAAGAGAAAATTTACCTTTTGAGATAGCTTTAGCCATATCGCAAAAGCTAAAATATGCACCTATCAGGTATCATATCACATACAATAATCTACAACAATTTGACTTAACTTATCAGGATTTAGAAAATCCTGATAACCCAGCCGATTTAGTAACCGGAGAACCTCTGCCTATCCAATATTCTAAAACACAAATGTTAATGAGACATTTTGTTTTTGGCTTAGAATTCATGCTTTCAGACGCTTTTCAGATACAATCATCCTATAATGTGCGAAGAAATAAAGAATTAAGCATCATTAATACTGGTGGAGCACCTGGGCTATCTTTCGGTTTCGCTTTGCAACTGAAAAAGTTAAGTTTCTCTTATGCACACTCCAGATTAAACGTTGCTGGTGGAAATAATTTCTTTACCCTTCAACTAAAACCTTCAATTTTTAACGCTAAAAAATAATGCTAATTCAAGGGCAATTATATAGCTTTGCCCTTCGGGATGAATAAGAATATAATTGTAGCTATAGATGGCTATTCTTCTTGCGGAAAAAGTACTTTAGCTAAAGCTTTAGCAAAAAAACTCCATTTTATATATGTAGATAGCGGCGCTATGTATAGGGCAGTTACTTTATATTTTCTACGTAACCAGACCGATTTAAGCAATCACGATTTAATTATTGATGCCTTAGAGCATATAGATTTAAATTTTCATTCCAGAGATTATCAATCTCATATTCTTTTAAATGGTGAGGAGGTATCTGAAGAAATCAGACAGATGCCTGTTTCTGAAAATGTAAGTAAAATAGCAGCCATAAAAGAGGTAAGGCAAGCTATGGTAAAGCAACAACAGAAAATGGCTAAATCAAAAAATATGGTGATGGACGGACGCGATATTGGTACCACTGTATTTCCTGACGCTCAGGTTAAACTATTTATGACAGCCGATCCAAAAATAAGAGCCGAACGTAGATATAAAGAGTTGCTCTCAAAAGGTGAAAAAGTAGCGCTAGAAGAAATATTCGAAAATCTTGCACATAGAGATTATCTAGACACCACACGTGAAGAGAGCCCACTAGTAAGAGCCGATGACGCTATTATCTTAGACAATACAGATTTATCAGAAGAAGAACAATTAAACTTTGCTTTAGATAAAATTAAGCCTTTTCTTAATTGATACTGCTTATTTAGCAGACTTCTTTTCATATTGTTGCTCGTCAGAAGGTATATCTTGTATAGATTTAACGCCTTCACTATCTGAAGTGAAATCTTTCATAGAAGCCACTTTTTTAGAAGGCTGTTTTTCTTTTAAATCAATCTCTGCGGTGATTTCATCCTGATTCTCTTGTTTAATTTGAGTTTCTTTTTTGTTTTTCATAACCTCATATTTAGATGTATGAGACTAAGCAAGTACTATACCCAAAATGCAAATGCTTAAAAATCAATAAAAAAAGCTTTTTATTTCTTTTTCTGTAAGAATATATTCCTACCTTTGCAGTCCCCAAAGCGGGAAAAAAGGAGATAAATTATTTAATGGCAAAAAAACAAGTAGCAGAAAAGGAGTTAAAAGCAAAAGAAGCAGAACTTCAAGACACTGTAAAAAGAGAAAAAGAGGTATTTGAATCAGAAGCTGATTCATTATCTATTGAAGACATTAAATCTTCATCACTCGTAGCAGACCCTAACGATTTTGATTGGGATGCGGACGATAAAGTGTTTGGTAACTACAACCAAGCAGACAGAGAAAAAATGGAACAGATGTATGCTGGTACCTTCAACTCTGTAGAAAAAGGAGAAATTATTTCTGGTACTGTTGTAACTATCAACAGCAAAGATGTAGTTTTAAACATCGGTTTCAAATCTGATGGTTTAGTTCCTGTAAACGAATTCCGTGATACACCAGACCTTAAAGTTGGTGATTCTGTTGACGTATTTGTTGAACAAAGAGAAGATGCTAACGGACAGTTAGTTTTATCTCGTAAAAGAGCAAAAACTCAACGTTCATGGGAAATGATTAATGAAGCGTTGGAAAACGATACTATCATCAATGGTTATGTGAAGAGCAGAACTAAAGGTGGTTTAATCGTAGATATAATGGGCGTAGAAGCCTTCTTACCAGGTTCACAAATTGATATTAAACCAATTCGTGATTACGACATTTATGTTGGTAAGACCATGGAATTCAAAGTTGTTAAAATCAACCACGAATTCAAAAACGTTGTTGTTTCTCACAAAGTTCTTATCGAAGACGATTTGGAAAGCCAAAAAGTTGAGATTGTTTCTAAATTGGAGAAAGGACAAGTTCTTGAAGGAACTGTTAAAAACATTACAGATTTCGGTGTATTCATTGATTTGGGTGGTGTTGACGGTTTACTACACATTACTGATATCTCTTGGGGCCGTATCGAGCATCCAAAAGAGGTATTATCTTTAGATGAAAAAGTTAACGTTGTTGTTCTTGACTTTGATGACGAGAAAAAACGTATCGCTTTAGGTTTAAAACAATTAACTTCTCACCCTTGGGAGTCTTTAAATACTGATTTAGCTATCGGTTCTAAAGTAAAAGGAAAAATCGTAACTGTTGCAGATTACGGTGCATTCTTAGAAATCATCCCTGGAGTAGAAGGTTTAATTCACGTTTCAGAAATGTCTTGGTCTCAAAACTTACGTAACCCACAAGAGTTTATGAAAGTAGGAGATGAGATTGAAGCAGTAGTTTTAACCTTAGATAGAGATGAGCGTAAAATGTCTTTAGGCATTAAACAATTAACTCCAGATCCTTGGGAAAAAGCGGCAGAAAGATATCCAATTGGAAGCAAGCACAAAGCAGCTGTTAAAAACATGACTAACTTTGGTGTGTTTGTTGAAATCGAAGAAGGTATCGATGGTTTAATCCATATTTCTGACTTATCATGGTCTAAAAAAGTTAATCACCCTAACGAATTCACTAAAACTGGTGAAGAATTAGATGTGGTAGTTTTAGAGCTTGATGTAGATAACCGTAAATTAAGCTTAGGACACAAACAATTAGAAGAAAACCCTTGGGATACTTTTGAAACTATCTTCACTTTAGATTCAATCCACGAAGGAACTGTAACTAAAGTAACTGATAAAGGCGCTTTAGTAGCATTACCTTACGGTGTTGAAGGTTTTGTACCAACAAAACACTTAAATAAAGAAGACGGTACAGTATTGAAAAATGATGAGACTTCAGAGTTCAAAATCATTGAGTTCAATAAAGATTCTAAGAGAATTGTTGTATCTCACGCCCGTATTTGGGAAGAGGTAAAAGCTGAAGCTGTTGCAGAAGAAAGAGCTAGCAAGAAAAAAGAAGCAAGCGCAGCAAGCAATGCAGTTAAAAAAGTTAAAGAATCTGTAGAGAAATCTACTTTAGGAGACCTTGACGTATTGGCACAATTGAAAGATAAGATGGAAGGCGATGCCAAAAAAGCTGCTAAAAAGAAAGAAGAAGCTAAGTAATTAGCAATTCTATCATAAACGAAGCCCCTTTGTGAAAACAGAGGGGCTTTTTTGTTGCGAATATGCATCGGTATAGAAAACGAAATTTAAAATTTTCATCTCTTTTATCTTATTTTTTCTATTTTTGACCAAACCAAAAGACTGATGCAAAATTTAACCCTTCTTGACGGTCAAAAATTTCAAATTACTTTAAAACGCCTTTGTCATCAGTTAATAGAAAATCATAATGATTTTTCTGATTCTGTTATCATTGGTATACAACCACGTGGTCCTTTCTTATCTAGTAGAATAGCTAGCGAGTTAAAGCAAATCATTCCTGATGCAACCATAAATCATGGTAATTTGGATATTACATTTTATAGGGATGATTTTAGGAGAGGAGATTCGCCTTTACTACCCAATAGCACACACATAGATTTTATTATTGAAGGAAAGAAAGTGATTTTGGTAGATGATGTTTTATGGACAGGTAGAACCATAAGAGCTGCCATGGATGCGATGCTAGCTTTTGGCAGACCAGCAAAGGTAGAACTACTGGTTTTAGTTGATAGAAGATATTCAAGACAATTACCCGTTGAGCCAGATTATATCGGTATACAAGTAGATTCCATATCATCACAAAAGGTGGTTGTAAGTTGGAAAGAAGCAGACGCAGAAGATAAAGTTATTTTGATTTCAGACAATAAAAAGTAAAATGCCAGAACAAGCACATAGATTAAGCAGTAAGCATCTTTTAGGAATTAAAGACCTTAATACAAAAGATATCGAACTGATTCTTGAAACTGCTGATACTTTTAAAGATGTCATTAACAGACCCATAAAAAAAGTACCATCTTTAAGAGATATCACCATAGCAAATATCTTCTTCGAAAACTCTACCAGAACAAAGCTTTCTTTTGAGCTGGCGCAAAAAAGGCTATCGGCAGATGTTATTAATTTTGCAGCTTCAAGCTCGTCTGTTAGTAAAGGAGAAACTTTAATAGATACGGTGAACAATATCCTTTCCATGAAAGTGGATATGGTTGTGATGAGACATCCTTACGCTGGTGCCGGTGTTTTTTTAAGTAAACATATCAATGCTCAAATTGTGAATGCCGGAGACGGGGCGCATGAACATCCCACTCAAGCTTTATTAGATGCCTTTTCTATCAGAGAAAAATATGGAGATGTAGCTGGCAAGAAAGTGGTTATTGTGGGTGATATTTTACACTCAAGAGTAGCTTTATCTAACATATTGTGTCTACAAAAATTAGGAGCAGAGGTTAAGGTTTGCGGGCCAACAACTTTAATCCCTAAATACATCCATACACTAGGTGTAAAAGTAGAACACAATTTAAGAAAAGCCTTAAACTGGTGCGATGTTGCCAATATGTTGAGAATACAATTAGAAAGGCAAGACATTAAGTATTTTCCATCTTTAAGAGAATATTCCATGATGTATGGCTTAAACAAGCAAATTTTGGATTCTTTAGATAAAGAAATCACCATTATGCACCCCGGGCCTATCAACAGAGGGGTAGAGATTACCAGCGATGTTGCAGATAGTAAGCAATCTATCATCTTAGACCAAGTAGAAAACGGAGTTGCGGTAAGAATGGCTGTTTTATATTTGTTAGCTAGTCAAAAGCAATAAAATTATGGATGCAGAAGAATTAGCTTTTTTACAAAATTGGGAAGTAAAAAGAAAGAAGTGGAGTTGGGGTAAAGTTTTCTTTAATACTGTTATTTATGTTGTTCTTCCGATAGTTATTACGGTAGATTTTATAAACTTTTTCATCATAGCTGATACTAATTTTGGTTTTTTCAGTTGGGAACACTTATGGGAGTTTATGAAGACATTTTTTGTTTTTTCTTTAATCATTGGCTCGTCTTTTGGAGTGTTCTATTGGTATTCTAACGAGCTTAAATTCCAAAGACTTACCCAAAAGCAAGAAAAAGAGAAGAAAAACACACATTAAAAATTAATGTTATTTTTTTATATTAAATGTCTGTTAAATTCGTTCAAACATTTAATAATTATTTTCTGGTGCGTTTGCTTTTATAGACAAATAACCTTTAGAATGTTAAATTACTATGCTAAAAAAAATTACTGTATTAACATCATTCATATTTTTTGGTTTACAAACACAGGCACAAATTCCACTTCAATATGATTTAAATAATAAGTATAAAAAAGGTTTAGAGCTGTTAGAGCAGAAGAAGTATGTAGCCGCTTCCTCTATTTTTCAAGAAGTAGAAAAATTAAGACACACTACATCAACACAAGTTGATGCCAGATTAAATATCTCAGAAATAAAAATAAATGCGCAGTACTATAGGGCTTTGTGTGCATTAGAACTTAAAAACGAAGATGCCGAGGAACTATTTCTAAAATTTATCAGGCAACATCCAGAAAATGCTAAAACAAAACAGGCATATTTTCAAGTTGGTAAATCATACTTTCAACAAGGTAAATATCAAGATGCTTTAAATTGGTTTACAAAAGTAAGCTCTATAGATTTGGTTGGTGAAGATGAAACCGAATATAAATTTAAAACTGCATATGCATATTTTGAGACCAAAGATTACGCAAATGCCAAACCTTTATTTGGTTTAGTTAAAGATCGTCCGTCTGTTTATCAAGAGCAAGCCATTTATTATTACGCTTACATTTCTTATCTAGATAAAGACTATAAAGTTGCTTTAACTCATTTTGAGAAGCTTAAAAATTCTAAAAATTACGAGTCTAGCTATCCTTATTATATCTCTGCTATTTATTTCTTAGACAAGCGTTATGATGATGTATTAGCCTATACCATCCCTATTTTAA
This genomic window contains:
- a CDS encoding universal stress protein, producing MIKILVTTDFSANSKAAIRFAIKFATQYPEVSLTFFHSYHILKPTSYSDAKFEAYEKAQKENISKRLEKFVKDVYHAAGIKPSEINCVCRESVVAHSNIMNYAEHEGFNFIAIGTRGAGKIEKLFGTHTSYVISQSSIPVIAVPKTYRSRDIESVLYASDLINLDKELDQVIDFAKPIDAKIEVVHFGFPSDIAKKVKLAEEKVKNHSDYPVEFHVQPSDFIKSLVDNIETAVKRSKPSMLVMFTDQKVSFFKKMLFSGNTEEFALNTRVPLLVYPK
- a CDS encoding lipid A deacylase LpxR family protein; its protein translation is MKRIFVCLLCLIGVKASIAQSQKSNYKHEFGFRSENDAYLATDQDKYYTNGLFLTFRSAVNPSQKQDTSKLVKKIWALSIAHKMYNASSGSVVNISRVDRPFAAYAYASTSLNYYFKKETVLGAELQGGILGPSAKGEEGQKFYHEVFGFYDINGWQFQVKDEIGVNLLLNYQSLLYRNQKRTLDFSLPVEAKIGNTFTGLKAGLLFRTGALNPLYHSVATNSFVSTYKEAHAKEKELYFFLKPSLDVVIYDATISGGLFRDDKGLVVYDTKPLVFSQEMGVAFAQKRWTFNFSLIFKSKELKSVANAHQYGIIDLYYRFN
- the arfB gene encoding alternative ribosome rescue aminoacyl-tRNA hydrolase ArfB — protein: MLKKPDFQILIQELAFKTSRSGGKGGQHVNKVSSKVELIWDINQTAACDEDQKQRIIKKLGNRIDKEGLLHLVADDDRSQYKNKELSIKRLLKLIKESLIEEKPRKPTKPSKAAIHKRLESKKKQALKKINRNTNWD
- the porQ gene encoding type IX secretion system protein PorQ — translated: MQNFKILLFFLFTSVQLFAQNGGNGVFQFLNLPNSSRTAALGMGYQVAPVQDISVSFVNPSLLSTKQKNTALLNYSNYVSDINLGALQYNFAVQDLPLAATLLYVNYGSFNETTIAGEQTGNTFSGGDYLFNIGIGHNWNKQIYYGLNFKTIYGAYDIYRSLALAADASITYQDTLNNFSGGIILKNMGYQLKPFNNQRENLPFEIALAISQKLKYAPIRYHITYNNLQQFDLTYQDLENPDNPADLVTGEPLPIQYSKTQMLMRHFVFGLEFMLSDAFQIQSSYNVRRNKELSIINTGGAPGLSFGFALQLKKLSFSYAHSRLNVAGGNNFFTLQLKPSIFNAKK
- the cmk gene encoding (d)CMP kinase — encoded protein: MNKNIIVAIDGYSSCGKSTLAKALAKKLHFIYVDSGAMYRAVTLYFLRNQTDLSNHDLIIDALEHIDLNFHSRDYQSHILLNGEEVSEEIRQMPVSENVSKIAAIKEVRQAMVKQQQKMAKSKNMVMDGRDIGTTVFPDAQVKLFMTADPKIRAERRYKELLSKGEKVALEEIFENLAHRDYLDTTREESPLVRADDAIILDNTDLSEEEQLNFALDKIKPFLN
- the rpsA gene encoding 30S ribosomal protein S1 — encoded protein: MAKKQVAEKELKAKEAELQDTVKREKEVFESEADSLSIEDIKSSSLVADPNDFDWDADDKVFGNYNQADREKMEQMYAGTFNSVEKGEIISGTVVTINSKDVVLNIGFKSDGLVPVNEFRDTPDLKVGDSVDVFVEQREDANGQLVLSRKRAKTQRSWEMINEALENDTIINGYVKSRTKGGLIVDIMGVEAFLPGSQIDIKPIRDYDIYVGKTMEFKVVKINHEFKNVVVSHKVLIEDDLESQKVEIVSKLEKGQVLEGTVKNITDFGVFIDLGGVDGLLHITDISWGRIEHPKEVLSLDEKVNVVVLDFDDEKKRIALGLKQLTSHPWESLNTDLAIGSKVKGKIVTVADYGAFLEIIPGVEGLIHVSEMSWSQNLRNPQEFMKVGDEIEAVVLTLDRDERKMSLGIKQLTPDPWEKAAERYPIGSKHKAAVKNMTNFGVFVEIEEGIDGLIHISDLSWSKKVNHPNEFTKTGEELDVVVLELDVDNRKLSLGHKQLEENPWDTFETIFTLDSIHEGTVTKVTDKGALVALPYGVEGFVPTKHLNKEDGTVLKNDETSEFKIIEFNKDSKRIVVSHARIWEEVKAEAVAEERASKKKEASAASNAVKKVKESVEKSTLGDLDVLAQLKDKMEGDAKKAAKKKEEAK
- the pyrR gene encoding bifunctional pyr operon transcriptional regulator/uracil phosphoribosyltransferase PyrR, which translates into the protein MQNLTLLDGQKFQITLKRLCHQLIENHNDFSDSVIIGIQPRGPFLSSRIASELKQIIPDATINHGNLDITFYRDDFRRGDSPLLPNSTHIDFIIEGKKVILVDDVLWTGRTIRAAMDAMLAFGRPAKVELLVLVDRRYSRQLPVEPDYIGIQVDSISSQKVVVSWKEADAEDKVILISDNKK
- a CDS encoding aspartate carbamoyltransferase catalytic subunit, producing the protein MPEQAHRLSSKHLLGIKDLNTKDIELILETADTFKDVINRPIKKVPSLRDITIANIFFENSTRTKLSFELAQKRLSADVINFAASSSSVSKGETLIDTVNNILSMKVDMVVMRHPYAGAGVFLSKHINAQIVNAGDGAHEHPTQALLDAFSIREKYGDVAGKKVVIVGDILHSRVALSNILCLQKLGAEVKVCGPTTLIPKYIHTLGVKVEHNLRKALNWCDVANMLRIQLERQDIKYFPSLREYSMMYGLNKQILDSLDKEITIMHPGPINRGVEITSDVADSKQSIILDQVENGVAVRMAVLYLLASQKQ